Proteins encoded together in one Bacteroidota bacterium window:
- a CDS encoding rhomboid family intramembrane serine protease, producing the protein MAEVEEDRNIQFVDILFPLLFLTLLWAIRYYESYTDFSFVRYGLLPRTLIGLQGILFGPLIHADTNHLISNSLPLFIMGSAMFYFYRQIAFKVFFLVYILTGIWVWLGARSSAYHIGASGILYGFVCFLFYSGIFRKDKRLLAVSLLVVFIYGGMVWGILPIKSGFSWESHLYGSIAGLIVAYFYRNEGPRPPKYEWEEEEEVDSSLPKSPNDSNTNLSTNVPDFGDTENKVT; encoded by the coding sequence ATTTGTAGATATCTTATTTCCCTTGCTGTTTCTTACATTGCTTTGGGCTATACGGTATTATGAAAGTTATACGGACTTTAGTTTTGTTCGTTATGGATTATTGCCACGCACTTTAATTGGCCTGCAAGGGATCTTGTTTGGTCCACTAATACATGCAGATACTAATCATCTTATTTCAAATAGTTTGCCATTATTTATTATGGGCTCTGCTATGTTTTATTTTTATAGGCAAATTGCATTTAAGGTTTTTTTTCTAGTGTATATCTTAACCGGAATATGGGTGTGGTTAGGAGCTAGAAGCAGTGCGTATCATATAGGTGCTAGTGGTATTTTATATGGATTTGTATGTTTCTTATTTTACAGTGGTATTTTTCGAAAGGATAAAAGACTATTGGCAGTATCTTTGTTAGTTGTTTTTATTTATGGTGGTATGGTATGGGGAATTTTACCCATTAAATCGGGTTTTTCCTGGGAGTCACATTTGTATGGTTCTATTGCAGGACTTATAGTTGCATATTTCTACAGAAATGAAGGTCCTCGACCTCCCAAATATGAATGGGAAGAAGAAGAGGAGGTGGATTCAAGCTTGCCTAAAAGCCCCAATGATTCAAATACCAATCTAAGTACCAATGTTCCTGATTTTGGCGATACGGAAAATAAAGTAACTTAA